The Quercus robur chromosome 3, dhQueRobu3.1, whole genome shotgun sequence DNA segment ATATTTTCTAATATATCAATTCAGCCCTTTAAACAGTACTAAATACAAATTAAGttaaagataaacaaataaaaacaaaccatGCATAGCATCTCATACTACTCAAGAACACCAAAATACTAATCAAAACATGCTCATTCACATATTCATAAGTCACAAAGGATTAAGTTTAACACGTCAAATAACAAATCCTAAGcttgcataaaatataaatctaattacaaacacaaaacatGAATCATAAATATCCAAATTAAGGAAGAGCCAAGGAAGAGACTCATCTTACTCATGGATCACAAGTTTGTCGATATTCAACTGGCCCCTCAATGCCTACACAATAAGATTTACTAAGAtatcaagagatcaaaatatATCAATAGTTCTTTGTTAGtcacaactcaaaataaaagatgTTCTTGAAAAGGtcttttgaaaacaatttaaaaaatgatttctttATGAAAATAACTCTTAGAGAGAgattttatagataaaaaaatgtggttgtgtaaatatattaataagaaACAAGATTCACCATGAAGTTCCTAAAtaaaatactctctctctctctaaagctttattgaaatatatatatttttaaatatattcttTTAATGATTGAAAGTAGTTTTTGCCCTAATctactagagagagagaggtttttaGAGACTGAAAAATGTGTGTGGTGCTGTGGTTTCAAAAgctaaaaaaaggaaaaggtttTTGGAAGATAAGTGATGAAAAGGTCTCTTTCTCTAGCTAGGGTTTTAGTTTGGAGGcataatttgtatttatatgCTTAAACTAGGGTTTTCGGAGTCAATTAGAGGATTTTAGGGCTTCCTAAGGGTTTACAGGCTAGCCCCCATCAAAGATTGACATGTTGGGGGGCCAAAACTAAAATTCTAGGCTACTGCAAATGAGGGTGCATACACATGGTCGTGGGCTGTGTACACAGGTTGGAGCATGCATACATAGGTTCACTTAAAACCCAACTTTCCTTACAGCTCTGGTGCCCCAACTTCAAACGGCCATAACTTTAAATCCAAACTACACACACCTTATGTTCAAATTAGAGCCTAGGATGTCTACTATCCCATGGAATAAACCTCATTTAAAACTTCTttgtggatcaaaagttataatCAAAACAATGAGCAAAAGTCATTTTTAGCATCGTTTTCAAAgcaatttaaatcatttttgagttttgattacttccaaactatcaaGATAACTTTAATTACCCTTTGTTGACATatcaagctcatcattggggTCGAACACTAAAGTTATTAATCGATACAAAATGAGGTGTTTACAAGTACCCTTATCAATCTCTTCAGCCATTTCTTTTACTAGATAAAACCAAGACAAGGACTAATGTATCATAGGAGCTCAAAAAATACAAGCCTAAGAGTGCAATTACGTGACACAAACAAACTAACCTGTGGACATCGACCACTCAAAGATTCAAGAAAAACCCCTAATCtagcaaagaaaaatgaaacagAAGGAGAATTTCACCTAGCAATAGAAAAATATCCATTAAAGAAGTGAGACGGAAGGAATCTTACTAGAGAAATACACTGAAGCTCAAGCTTGAAGAAACGCAGATaagaaataaagagaaagagagagaaacgacaatttttttaagggaagaAGCAAAATTCAAGGCGCAGGAAAACCAAGAAAGCACGATTGCATGTCTAAACATGCGAAAAATGACACTTGTTCATGATCTAACAAGCTGAGTCACATCAAATCAAATGTTGTAGGTAAGGAATCTTAAAAGGCCCAAGTGACCCAAAAATGGGACCTTCCATATTccttcattcattaaaaaaaaaaaaacaaaaacaaaaacaaaaacaaaaacaaaaacaaaacaaaacaacaaaggAATAAAGGTGGCAACTGACGAGTAAGGTGTAAAGCATCATCTATTCAATTGGATGATTAAAGCCATATTTACAAGTTAATATCAAAGGTCCTTGCGAATAGACTGAAGAAAATTTTGCACAGTGTGATCAATGAAGCACAGAGCGCCTTTGTTCCGGGAAGGCTTATAACAGACAATGTAGTTGTGGCTTTCGAAACCATGCACTCAAttgctaaaagaaaaaaggggaaggCTAGATCCATGGCTATCAAGTTGGATATGTCTAAAGCCTATGACCGTGTAGAGTGGGCCTATCTTGGGTCGATGATGTGGAAAATGGGCTTTGAAGAAAAATGGATTTTGCTAATCATGATGTGCATGACCACGGCATCCTTTTCAGTACTCATTAATGGGGAACCAAGGGTCACAATTACACCATCTAGGGGGCTGCATCAAGGGGATCCTATTTCCCCATATTTGTTCTTATTGTGCGCTGAGGGGTTGACAGCTCTGCTGAGGAGAAAGGAAGCCGTGGGGTTGATAAGAGGGGTGGCTGTGAGCAGGCTTGCCCCTTCAATTTCGCACCTATTTTTTGCGGATGATTGCATCATCTTTTGTAGAGCAACTATGGAGGAATGCAGACAAGTAGCCTCGATACTAGAAGTCTATGAAAAGGAGTCGGGACAAAAGCTAAATAGGGAAAAAAACCTCGCTATTTTTCAGCAAGAACACAAAGGAAGATATTCAGAATTTTGTGAAGGATACCTTCGGTGCTCAGATTGTCAAACAACATGAAAAGTACTTGGGATTACCTCCAATGGttggaagagaaaagaaaaaggcctTTAATCACATTAAAGACCAAGTGGGCAGGAAGATAGTGGGTTGGAAAGGGAGATTGTTGTCTAATGCGGGTAGGGAAATCCTTACAAAGGCGGTTGCGCAGGCCACTCCAACATATACCATGAATTGTTTCAAGCTCCTGGACTCTCTTTGCGCTGAGATAGCATCAATGGAGAGTGGTTTCGGGTGGggaaagaaagataaagcaaGAAAGATTGCTTGGGTGTCGTGGCAAAAGCTGTGCAAACCAAAGGCAGAGGGGGGGCTGGGTTTTAGGGACTTAAGAGCTTTCAACCTTGCCTTCCTAGCTAAGCAAGGTTGGAGaatacaccaaaacccaaacTCTTTGACCCATAAAGTCCTTAAAGCAAAGTATTTTGCGAATTCCTCCTTCATGGAAGCTCAAGTGGGGAAAAATCCATCCTACATATGGAGAAGCATGGTGGCTGCTATACCGGTGATTAAGGAGGGGACCAAATGGGTTGTTGGTAATGGGAGAAGCATTAAGATATGGGGGGAGAAATGGATTCCCTCCTCGGATTCAGGCAGAATAGTAACTCCTAGAACTTCTATGGATAGTGAGGCAAAAGTGGCAAGCCTAATTGTGCAGGAACGAGCGGAGTGGGATGTTGCCTTGATACGACACTCTTTCCTCCCTTACGAAGTAGAGGCTATCCTTAGCATCCCTATTAGCCCCATGAACCCATCGGACTCCTAGGTGTGGGCTAAGTCCCTAAACGGCATCTTCACTGTTAAGAGCGCACATAGAGTGGCTGCTAAATACGTTGATGAGCTCAAGGGAAGAGAGGAAAGCCCAGGTAGCTTAGACAATTCCAAAATGACAGAGTTGTGGAAGGTTGTTTGGAACTTAAAGTGTCCGAATAAAATAAAGCATTTCATGTGGAGAGCTTGTACAAATGTGCTCCCCACGAAGCAGTGCTTGCTACATCGAAAGGTGCTTACAGAGGACAATTGTGACTTTTGTGGTGAAAGTGAGACTTCTGGTCATGCTTTGTGGGGTTGTGCTATTGCTAAGGAAACTTGGGCTGAAACAAAATTCAGAATTGACAAGCTTATCCAACCCCCAAAGGAATTTCTTGATGTGGTTTGGCTGCTCCTTGAGTCACCTAGGGATATGAATTGGGAGGCTTTTGCTATCACGGCATGGGGTTTGTGGAATAACAGAAATGCATGCAGTTCGGCATGGGGAAGTTTGTAAACGGGGGAAAACCATTGCAGGGGAAGCTCAGAAGTATGAGCTTGAAGTGTGTTCTGCTATTCCGGTTCGTTGTATGGGTGTTTCTTCTGTCCCTAGACTCAAGCGCTGGAGTCTTCCTCCTAAAGGAACATACAAGGTCAATACTGATGCAGCGGTCTTCAACAACTGGGGCGGCTGTGGGTTCGGGGTGGTTATTAGAAATGATCAAAGGGAATTGATGGGAGCTTTGTGCAAGAAAGTTGAATTTCCGTTGGGGGCTATTGAAGCAGAAGAAAAAGCTACGGAAGCGGGTATTTATTTAGCTTGGGACCTAGGACTGAAAGATATTGTGGTGGAAGGAGACTCCCAACAAGTTATACAAGCTCTAAATGGATGCATCCCTCCTGCTCTGCCCATTCTAAAGATTGTCGAAGGGCTGAAACGTTTTCTGCTGTAGTTCAACTCTTGGAAGGCTATGCATACTAGAAGAAACACTAATGAAGCAGCGCACTTGCTAGCTAGGAATGCAATGAATGTGAAAGATAGTGTAATATGGGTAGAGGATACTCCTCCCTTAATTGAACACCAGATTCTGTTTGATGTAAGTTCCTTGGACAGTTGTCTGGAGTAATGAAATTATATTACAAGtttccaatcaaaaaaaaaaaaaaacaaaaagagcaGTGATGACTCTTTAGTAACCAATAGACTACAACGTATAAACAACCATTACCAGGATCATAAATGGTCATTAATGCACCATGAATGCAACTTAGCCATAAAGGCAAAATCATAAAAGGCCTCCAACGGCTAATACAATAAAGACTATATATAATAGTCTCCCCTGACCAAAAGAGGTACACACAATTATCTTTCTACTGTATACATTTTATTACATATTGTTGTGCCTAACTTAAGAATTAAAGGGTCCTTGGCAGGCACCACCCCAATCTTATTACTCTAGATTTCTTTGTTCATTACAAGGACTCTTCTGGTCTTCCATCCAATCTTGACGAAAGAATTCTATCAAAGATCCTCAGCATCAACAATAACCATTAAAATCCATTTAAATATTGAATTCtctatttcaaatttaaataacaaagtGAGTCATTTTGGGGTTTACAAGTTGTTCTAGGGTTGCTAATACCTCTGCCATTTTAGGTCTGAATTTAGCTTCAATGCTTAGGCACTTCAAGGCAAGGGTGGCAACTGTATGGGCTCCTTTCTGGGGATACTGGCCCTTCAAGTTTGTGTCCATAATTCGGAACAATTGTTTTTTGTCACCCAAATACGGCTTTGCCCAGTTTACTAGAATCTGCTCAGTATAAACTTTTTTCCTATCAATAGCACGTCGTCCAGATAATAGTTCTAGCAACACAACCCCAAAACTGTAGACATCACTTTTTGCTGTCAGCCGACCTGTTTAATAAAGAAAACCTCAAAAAATTTTACCATAATATCTAATAGGAAAATGTTAACGGATGTGCACTGGTTAATCAGACCCTATTTAATATACAAAATGAGTTCATACTTCCATCCAATAGAGTGTTAAGCATTAGCAACATTTTACTTGAACTGAACACTTTTATTTGATAACTCAGGcactatttttctctcttttttccacAGAGACTACTCTTCTACTTCAACAAAAGGCTGGAAATAAAAATAGTGACAAAAAACTAAGAGTTTCCACTTCATATTCTTTATGCTAAGTAATTGGAACTATTAGATTTGGACATTACATTTCTACAATGCAACTTCAAGTGTTGaattttgtctctctttttcctttctgaattataatttttttttttcgtaagatcaaatttcttctaaaaataatatatccaatcTAATGATCATTTTTGAATGAGAtgtgctacgtccacaatattttcacaacaaattataggtggttagttgttattggtttaaatttgaaactaacactaagattagtTTTTTGccttaacaataacaaccaataacaacctgacacttaaaatttattgtaaaaatattgtgaacatatatcatttctctttttgaatAGTAACAATAATGCTTAACATGGATATGTTATGAACCTATAGCAACAAATTCAGGTGCTATAGATCCATGAAATATGTTCTTTGAGCTAAGTAATCaaaattatgagatttggaCATTGCATTTTTAAAAAGCAACTTCAAGTGttgaattttctctttcttttccctcaaaaataaaatttggggaaaaaaaaacaaaaaaaaaaagatttatataaGATCAATTTTCTcctaaaacaatatatatatatatatatatatatatatatatatatatatatattacggACCTGTAGCAACATATTTACGTGCAGCAGCAGCCTTTGAGGGCCCATAAACAGAAATCTTAGCATTGAACTCCTGCATCCACAATGCccaattaatttaaatatatataatgttgaCACAAATTacatacaaacaaaacaaggaTTGAGTTTAATGCTCCTGTACACTAGATCCATGGTAATGCATGTAAAAAATATTCCATACATCAACATCTTAACGAATTTAGTGCACAAGAGCACTAGACCCAATCGGGTTCCAAAATATATaccattttctttctcttgattTAGCATACCGCATTTAATAGGATATTAGAAGCCTTGAAGTCAAGATATATGGCGTGTGGTTTGGCCTCATGAAGAAAACAGAGCCCTCTAGCAGCACCAATGGCCACTTTGATCCTTATTTCCCAGGAAAGTGATTGTGGGCCTTGTGGCCCTCCTGTGGTACACAACATAGCATCAAGGATGAGAAGCAATTTTCATAGCCATGTCAAGTCCTAACATCACATTTGAGAGCCAAACTGAGAGTTATATTATATTGCCAGAGTGGCGGTTTGAGTATGTGAAGTCGAGTtaggaaaggaaaaatatttaaaactgcaagaaatttgaatttataatttcgcaacaaacaaaaatgaaataacaGTTTTGATATTTCAAGTTTGCCTGGTAGCGATAAGAATATTGAGCTTAGCGAATAATGACTTAACAGGGTAATCTATTCCAAAATAGAAGATAACAGCATTGTCAGTGTTGGTCCACAGACAATGACACATGCTAACCCTCTGTATTGATGACATGAAAACTAGgaagaaatttgagattttgctTCTCTACTACTTTGTTAGGAGGAACAAACATCTGAATTGGGCAACATTAagcaggctttttttttttttttttttttttttttttttttttttttttttataatcttttttctctaaggaacCAAAGTAGCAAACAGATGAAAAACCTCACGTCTCATTATTATGAATGAGCATAAGAATCCAGGAAGCACATAGTACAAGGACGCTTCCCAATAAAATTACTGGAATGCATAACTTACTTTTAAATAGATGATTCTCTAAGCTCCCTTTAGGCATGAACTCATAGACCAAAAACTGGTTCTCACCCTCCAGACAGTACCCAATTAGCTTAACCAGATTTGGATGAAGTTGGCCAATATAATTAACTTCAGTCTGGAATATATGAGATAATATCAGTAATTACACCATGTCCAATAACTGTAATGGTGTTAAATGCGTGGGTTTGGATTGGGCATAAATGGATTGGGTACATAAAACTCATTTATCCATTATAACCcatttaatcaattaattataaCCCAAATCCAACTCAACGCAATTATTATAAGTAAAactcatacatacatacatacatacatacatatatatatataacaacaataccactaaaatttctaaaatggccaaaatatctttaattctaaaaatttaccagtgtccataaattttcaaaatgaccaaaattgaccaaaataccccataaaatcctctaaaattaccgaaatacccttagaacctaaaattgaccaaaatacccttagaacctaaaaatgACAGAAATGgccctaaaaactaaaaaaatgccCGAAATAcctttagaacctaaaaaatgtccGAAATGACCctgaaatctaaaaattgaccaaaataccgcCAAGACCTCCAAAATAACCAGAATAcccctaaacttaaaaaatgactgaaTGACCCTATGTCAGGGACATTTTGCAACAAGGGCCAAAAATGCAAGATTAGCCCAAATCTCCCCTTAGATTCTTTAGAAAAGTTTGTTTGTGGAGAATCaagtccaaaattccaaatgtataatgaacaaaagATTAATGATGCTTTAACAAGAGATAAATCAAAATGTCATAactgaaatacaagaaaatgcaaaaaaacacacaagtccaaaacttcgacccacagtcaacaagaagaggaaattgagagaaGTTGTGAGGAAGAAAGGGAAGGTTCCCTTGTACTTATATTTCCACCCCTAAGCTTTAAAATTGTGAGGGTGTTAACTAGCTAAATGGGCTTTTGTTCTAAAGTTTCAGCTCTACGGGGGAAAACATGGTTCTTGGTTTTTTAGCTGAAGAGAGACTCTTATATTGAGCTTGGGGTGTTGCTTTCAGAGTCAAACGTGATTGGCTTGTTTTGAATCTGattggggcctttttttttattattattgagtttAGGGTGCTCTAAGTGATTGGTTTTTGGTCAAAAGAAAAGACTCTAAACCCCAAGGTCTCAATCAAAGAGGTTATGgtcaaattttctttaattgggTATGAGGATTGGCTTTCTTTTTGCATAATTTGGGATATGGAGTGGCCTAAATTCATGGGCTGATGTTTCCTAGACATGGCAGGCCCTTGGAGTTTGCAATTGGTTGTTGCAATAGACAAGGCCAGCTACTTAGGGTTAGCTATGTGTTTTAGGCAAAAAATGGTAGAGCAGAAAAGATGGGCCACAGTCAGCTAGAGCATAAAGGCTCTTTTAAGGTGGAAATTTCACGTACAAGACCTCTTTCATGAGCTAGAGGTGCTATCAATGTCCCTTGCCCACTTAGTAACACGCATGGGCTGAgctcatgcaaaaggtccgaaaggaACCGACCCATATCCTCCAAACCACACTCTCTCAATTTCCCCAATAAGTCGCATGGGCTTGGgtcatgcttaaaagaataatatataatacaatACATGAATTAAGCCCACAAGGAAGTGGAGTTTGGTTGAATTGGACTTGTACAAAATGTGTTGCGAAAAGGGGTATCAACaccctaaaaccaaaaaaatgactgaaaaacccttagaacctaaaaaatgattgaaatacccccaaagtatttttaaaaaaatggctaaaatatcCTTGGAAcctaaaattgacaaaaataacccgaaaactgaaaaatgaccaaaatgccctccTGAAACATggaaaatgaccaaataccctcgaaacttaaaaaaaaaaaagacagaaataccccaaaacctaaaaaataaccaaaataccccctaaaaactaaaaaatgaccaaaatacatcTAGAACCTTCAAAATGACCATGGTTTGAGGGTATTTCGGTCTTTTTGGatattttgggggtatttttgttgttatagaggtttggggtattttggtcgttttagagtttttggggtattttttgtcattttaaaagTTTCAggttatttttggtcattttatagtttTCAGGGTATTTTCGGTATTTCCAAGggtttttggtcattttggaaattttgagggcattttggtatttttaaggTGTTAggttatttttcattattttagggGTTTAAGggcattttgttcattttagatGTTTTCGAGGGCATTTGgttattttagagatttttgaTATATTGgctcattttagaggttttaggacattttggtcattttaaaggttttgatggtattttggttattCTATAGATTTTAGggaatttttttgtcattttggagAGTTCGAgtgtattttgatcatttttgggGGGTATTTAAGTCATTTAGAAGTTTCTAGATATTTtggctcattttagagattctaggggtattttggttattttagaggtttatgggtatttttgttcattttagagatttcaaGTGTAtcttggtaattttagaggttttgggggtattttcaTTATATTAGAGATTTCTGGATATTTTGGCTTATTTTAGAGTTTTaaggttattttagtcattttagaagtttcaaaggtattttgctcattatagaggtttttgggtattttggctcattttagagattttggagaTATTTTGGTTATTTCAGAGGcttattggtatttttttttgtttgtcattttagagatttcaaTGGTAGTTTTGGTCATTTAGAgtgtattttaatatttttggtcgttccaagggtattttggtgtttttagtggttttgggtATTTTAGATTTAAGTGATTTGGGTAAACGATACTTGAGTCATAGTTAGGTCTAATTGGGTACTTAGTTAAAACTCAATTAATAATTGAGTAGGTTTGAGTCTTATTTTAGTAGTTAGGTTTGGATGGGTAAAtgggtttgagttgattttgccacccctaataaTAAGACTGCACTATTAGTCCATAAAGTTTACATGTTGAGTGCAATTAGCCTCTAAAGTTTCAAATAAGCGTTTTtagttcttaaaatttaaaaaattcaacattATTGATCCCTTTGTTAAGTTCCATTAGTTTGTTATCTCTGTGTCTAACGAAATAGTGTTGTGGCGAATTCTTTAATGACATGGCAACTTAGTTGTAGGTCTAATCACAATACTAGTCATATTAACAAAATGATAaggtttagctacaaaattgactacaattttactcaatatctttttattaaaagtgaATTTGAACGAATCTACCATTGAATTATAGTTTCTTCTTATATCATCCATAAttgcaaatttttaaaaaaattaaaaataatagttatgtcataaataaattgttaaaaatccaagtttttgtaatttagaattatgcataaaacataagcttatagattatatattgaataatattcaattgacacaaaatttgacatttttattaagagcgtaaagaatatgcaattcaacgattaaattttctaaatatgtagtaatatttattttatttagtaagattatagttttaaattataattaattttgtaactaaactttgtcatttttttaacgGCATACACAAGCTTCCAAGGATTTTATGCAACCCAGGTTGCATAAATTCCTGCCAATAGAGTTAAGTGACACGCTAAAAAAGTGACACGTGTCTTTGAGTTTTCAGCCCAAACAGCCCCTTCTCTTCCTCATCACTAAATTTTGTATTAGTAAACCCAAACACAAAGGGcgcctgaagaagaagaaagagaaatggcGTGGAGCTCTATTGGGATGCTGTGTTCCTCCTTACTTTTCATTtccaaacaaaacacaaacccacaaaaccaATTTTAATGGAAATTGTTGTACTTAAATATATACATGGGATGAGAGCACGTGGTGGGTCTGGCCGTCTGGGTCTTGGTCTGGGTTTGGGAGCTGTGTATGTGTATCAGCTcgtcaaatataaaattaaccCAGATCGCTATTTTAAgctatttttgtgtgtttttcatGGATTAATCATTTTAATCTTTTGGTGAtggtgtttttttcttttagagtttttcataattaattttttttattttttattttatttagatgCTGGGTGGGAGGAGAAGGGATGGTGGTGCTAATGGACTGGAGTTCAGTGATGGCGGCGCCGGTGGAGATCGGTGACGGTGGCTCCGGTGGAGATCGGTGATGATGGTGCTACACTGCTACTGGAGGTAAAGGACAATGAGAGAGAAGAGTGGAAAAATTCACCACAAATTCGAAGTGCCAGGTTGGAAAAATATTAAGACAAATGTCACCGTTTCTCACCGCACCCAAAATGTTCTCACTTATGaccacattgttcaaaagtcaTAACAGACAACAAAAAGACTTGTCACTGGGTCTGGGTGGATGACTCAGCGTTGTCGCCATCATTGTCAACAAGATATTTGTTAGATCCTTGGAAGGACAAGTTGGTCCTTATTGGGTTGAACTATTGAAGTCCAAGGAGAGAGTTCAAGAGTGGACTCGGGGCCACTACGGGggaaaaacaaaacccatagTCCCATAATATCACAttccatacaaaatttcaatcaAAGGCACTACCTTTATCATTATGGCTTACAAatcaaattgacaaaaaatgaaaagtgatTGGCACAAAGATTAGTGAGGGACAACAATGACAATCATAACCATAATGATAAGCTCATAACTTTCCTTCAAGttcacttttctatttttctaattaaataatcTCAAAACTCAAGCAAAATAGCCGATTGATCTAAATGCTCTAGAGCTACATAGTGTGGCACAGGTATGGGCGATGTGGTCTTGGGTTGTCGGATCTTTTGCTGGTGTGTAGAGAAACGCCGGAGTTTGAGAGTGATAATGGAGGTGACGGTTATTATGGctgtgaattttttattttattattttttaaaatgatttaacCTAACAACAAAGTTGCCACAACATtaataaatgaacaaaaaataatgccctcttttaaaattttggaattaaaagcgcttatttgaaattttaggattaatAGTACTTAGTGGGTAAACTTTAGAAACCAGCAATATATTTatgcgaaaaaaaaaaacccaaaaaaataagaataaaaaccaaaaaatatgaaaacaataaaaagagaCCTACCAACCACTCCTTGTGGCCTTGGAAACTCGTAGATTTAAGCTTCTTGACAGCAACAGCCATTCCTGATCCCGGCTTTGCAGCCAAAAAAGTGTATTCATCAATCCATCCTTTGAAAACATAACCAAATCCTCCCTCACCAAGAAGCCTATCAGGCGAGAAATTTCTGGTGGCGCTCTTTAGCTCATTGAAAGCTAGGGCTTTCAAATTTGGAGATGATAATATTTCACCTTCAGACCTTGGAGTAGGAAGACTTGAAGCATTGCTTTTCTCACTGAACGATTGAATGGCCACCCTGGAAGGAGCTGATGAACGGTCAGTTTTGATCAAAAATGTTGGGACTTCTGATCCTGTTAAGGGAAGAAAGGGTGCTTTATAGCACAAACAACATACGCAGGCAGTTTCTACTACAACTCAAGAGCCAATCAATCTCAAcattgtacc contains these protein-coding regions:
- the LOC126718738 gene encoding probable serine/threonine-protein kinase PBL3; translated protein: MGNCLDSSAKVDTAQSSHYTFGSEVPTFLIKTDRSSAPSRVAIQSFSEKSNASSLPTPRSEGEILSSPNLKALAFNELKSATRNFSPDRLLGEGGFGYVFKGWIDEYTFLAAKPGSGMAVAVKKLKSTSFQGHKEWLTEVNYIGQLHPNLVKLIGYCLEGENQFLVYEFMPKGSLENHLFKRGPQGPQSLSWEIRIKVAIGAARGLCFLHEAKPHAIYLDFKASNILLNAEFNAKISVYGPSKAAAARKYVATGRLTAKSDVYSFGVVLLELLSGRRAIDRKKVYTEQILVNWAKPYLGDKKQLFRIMDTNLKGQYPQKGAHTVATLALKCLSIEAKFRPKMAEVLATLEQLVNPKMTHFVI